The Flavobacterium sp. 1 genome contains the following window.
ACTCGTGAATTTTACAAAATCAACAATCAGCTGACAGAAGAACAAGTTATCGAAAGAGTTGCCAACAATTATTATTCTGTATATGTACAGCGTGAAAAATTAATTTTATTAGACAGCAATTATGTTAATACTTCAAAAGTCCGCAACATTGTGAAAGGGCAATTTGATAATGGATTAGCAAAAAAAACTGACTTAGACCGTATTATCGTAAAAATGTCAAACATTGACACAGAACGCCAGCAGGTTAAAAATCAAATAGAACTTCAGGAAAACGCATTGAAATTTTACATGGGAATGCCTATTGAAGCTAAATTTGATATCCCGCAGACTGAATTTGAAATAACACCGGAATTGTTTGCAGAAACTCCTAATACGGCTAACAGAACCGAATATCTTCTTTTGAAAAAACAAGAGGAATTATTAGAATTTCAAAAAACAGCTGTTAAAGCAGAATATTACCCAACGCTTTCATTAGTAGCAGGATATAACTATATAGGACAAGGACCAGAAATGCCTTGGTTTGCAAAACCTTCTGATGGCGTGTACTGGTCTGATTACTCAGCAATCGGACTAAACTTAAAAATCCCAATTTTTAATGGTTTTGGAACCCGTGCCAGAGTAAGACAAGCCGATGTAGACATCAAATCGCTTCAAGAAGACATCAAAAACACACAGCTTTCACTTGATTTGGATTATAGAAATGCAAAAGCTCAGATTGAAAACAACTATGTAACAATCACCAATCAAAAAGAAAACATGCGATTGGCCGAAGAGATCCTGAAAAATACTAAAAACAATTATCTTCAGGGATTAGCTTCATTAACCGATTTATTGGACGCACAAAATGCATCACTCGAAGCACAAAACAATTATACCAGAGCAATCTTAAATTATAAAATAGCTGAAGTAGCATTAATCAAATCAAAAGGACAACTTAAAACACTAATAAATAATTAAAATGAAAAAGACAATACTTACAATAATCGCAATAGTTGCTTCCTTAGGAGTAATTGGTTATGTTTTATCTAAAAACAAGGC
Protein-coding sequences here:
- a CDS encoding TolC family protein, encoding MKKTILILLCTAGLTSNAQVKVLTLKDAITYALENKAEARKSRLEIENSEYKIQEIRSRALPQITANGSLTYNPILQTNVIDGSAFGAPGTTIQASFGQKWTSGAGVSLNQAIFDQSVFTGLRAANSTREFYKINNQLTEEQVIERVANNYYSVYVQREKLILLDSNYVNTSKVRNIVKGQFDNGLAKKTDLDRIIVKMSNIDTERQQVKNQIELQENALKFYMGMPIEAKFDIPQTEFEITPELFAETPNTANRTEYLLLKKQEELLEFQKTAVKAEYYPTLSLVAGYNYIGQGPEMPWFAKPSDGVYWSDYSAIGLNLKIPIFNGFGTRARVRQADVDIKSLQEDIKNTQLSLDLDYRNAKAQIENNYVTITNQKENMRLAEEILKNTKNNYLQGLASLTDLLDAQNASLEAQNNYTRAILNYKIAEVALIKSKGQLKTLINN